The following proteins are encoded in a genomic region of Herminiimonas arsenicoxydans:
- the potC gene encoding Spermidine/putrescine transport system permease protein PotC (Evidence 2b : Function of strongly homologous gene; PubMedId : 93106992; Product type t : transporter): MPKFRQSLWLTLAAVLVYAFLYVPLAIVVMYSFNDSRLNAEWVGFTLDWYRVLFADEEMLRAAGNSLIIALVSSAVSTVLGTMAGFALHRYKIRTLQILVLTPIAIPEILVGVSLLIFFVMLNITLGMLSVMLAHIAFSLGFVAIVVRSRLSGMDESLTEAARDCGATPWQAFRRVTLPLIMPGVVAGALMAFTLSIDDFVITFFTAGANTQTLPLQIYSMIKIAVTPEVNAVSTLLMALTLILIVIASKLSPNAFRS, from the coding sequence ATGCCTAAGTTCAGGCAATCTCTCTGGTTGACGCTGGCGGCAGTGCTGGTCTACGCATTCCTGTATGTGCCGCTGGCGATCGTGGTCATGTATTCGTTCAATGATTCGCGCCTGAATGCGGAATGGGTCGGCTTTACGCTGGATTGGTACCGCGTTCTGTTTGCCGATGAAGAAATGCTGCGTGCCGCCGGCAATTCGCTGATCATTGCGCTGGTATCGAGTGCAGTCTCGACGGTACTGGGAACAATGGCGGGTTTTGCATTGCATCGCTACAAAATTCGCACCCTGCAGATACTGGTGCTGACGCCGATTGCAATTCCGGAAATCCTGGTCGGCGTGTCACTGCTGATTTTCTTCGTGATGCTGAATATTACGCTGGGCATGCTGTCGGTGATGCTGGCGCATATCGCTTTCAGTCTCGGTTTCGTGGCGATAGTGGTACGTTCGCGTTTGAGCGGCATGGATGAAAGCCTGACCGAGGCGGCGCGCGATTGCGGTGCGACGCCGTGGCAGGCGTTCCGGCGTGTAACCCTGCCGCTGATCATGCCGGGCGTGGTGGCAGGCGCCTTGATGGCGTTCACCCTGTCGATTGACGATTTCGTCATTACCTTCTTTACGGCAGGTGCGAATACGCAAACGCTGCCTTTACAGATTTATTCGATGATCAAGATTGCGGTCACGCCGGAAGTGAACGCCGTTTCCACGCTGTTGATGGCACTGACTTTGATTCTGATTGTGATCGCGTCCAAATTGTCGCCTAACGCATTCCGTTCCTGA
- the potB gene encoding Spermidine/putrescine transport system permease protein PotB (Evidence 2a : Function of homologous gene experimentally demonstrated in an other organism; PubMedId : 11677609, 8861213; Product type t : transporter) — protein MSDVAKKSLGGKVAHGKPSLKEGLARWLISGPPLLYLIFFFAVPTLIMAFAAFRYPGDYGGLAPLFDENGALDLTLESFAPFFSDFVYTAIFLKSLLFAVITTLVCLLMAYPLALLIARSPQKWRSLLVLLVILPFWSNFLIRIYAWMIILGPQSALTRGVNMLLGVFGFEPVSLLYSAFAVIIGLVYVHLPFMVLPLYANLEKHDPALLDAAQDLGAGAWQRFWRVTFPLSLPGVYAGAALVFIPALGIFALSDILGGTGGIMIGNVIKQQFLDSRDWPFGSVLSIMLTVAALAAAGFAALLARPRRRAYA, from the coding sequence ATGTCTGACGTGGCTAAAAAATCGTTGGGCGGCAAGGTGGCGCATGGCAAGCCTTCGCTGAAGGAAGGGCTGGCGCGCTGGCTCATCAGCGGGCCCCCGCTGCTGTACCTGATTTTCTTCTTTGCCGTGCCGACGCTGATCATGGCGTTTGCCGCATTCCGTTATCCGGGCGATTACGGCGGACTCGCACCCCTGTTCGATGAAAACGGTGCGCTCGATCTGACGCTGGAAAGCTTCGCGCCGTTTTTCTCGGATTTCGTCTACACCGCGATTTTCCTGAAGTCGCTGCTGTTTGCCGTCATCACCACGCTGGTCTGCCTGCTGATGGCGTATCCGCTGGCCCTGCTGATTGCGCGCAGCCCGCAGAAGTGGCGCAGTCTGCTGGTGCTGCTGGTGATCCTTCCGTTCTGGAGCAACTTCCTGATTCGCATTTATGCATGGATGATTATCCTGGGGCCGCAGTCGGCATTGACGCGCGGTGTGAATATGCTGCTCGGCGTGTTCGGCTTCGAGCCGGTGAGCCTGCTCTACAGCGCGTTTGCCGTCATCATCGGCCTGGTTTATGTGCATCTCCCCTTCATGGTGCTGCCGCTGTATGCCAATCTGGAAAAACACGATCCGGCCTTGCTGGATGCGGCGCAGGATTTGGGCGCCGGTGCATGGCAGCGCTTCTGGCGCGTGACGTTTCCGCTGTCGCTGCCCGGCGTCTATGCCGGTGCGGCCCTGGTCTTCATTCCGGCGCTGGGGATTTTTGCGCTGTCCGATATTCTCGGCGGCACCGGCGGCATCATGATAGGTAATGTGATCAAGCAGCAATTCCTCGATTCGCGCGACTGGCCGTTCGGCAGTGTGTTGTCCATCATGCTGACGGTGGCGGCCCTGGCGGCAGCCGGTTTTGCGGCTCTGCTGGCAAGACCGCGCAGGAGGGCGTATGCCTAA
- the potA gene encoding Spermidine/putrescine import ATP-binding protein PotA (Evidence 2a : Function of homologous gene experimentally demonstrated in an other organism; PubMedId : 8416922; Product type t : transporter) yields the protein MALLEIRNLTRRFGDNTVVDNISLSIEAGEFFTLLGPSGCGKTTLLRMIAGFDEPDAGKILLDGVDLTGVPPEQRVVRTVFQNYALFPHMTVAGNIAFPLEMANTPKSEIKQKVDEALEDVRLTGFAARYPHELSGGQRQRVSIARALVTRPKLLLLDEPLSALDAQLREQMQIELINLQKEVGITFVYVTHDQAEALALSHRIAVMNKGNIEQLDEPTRIYSYPRSRFVADFIGTCNLFDGTVTQIAGDTMLLDVPGMGAVKALTVAGVQVGSKGTIALRPEKIQVSAEIVGGVPDENHFDGYVKELLYMGGVTVYIVETEGGVRIETLLANSAIGRPRFFEVGDTVDVAWRVDAGHFLSETGYV from the coding sequence ATGGCGCTTCTTGAAATTCGCAATCTCACTCGCCGTTTCGGCGATAACACCGTAGTCGACAACATCAGTCTTTCGATTGAGGCTGGCGAGTTCTTCACCCTGCTGGGCCCGTCGGGTTGCGGCAAGACGACGCTGCTGCGCATGATTGCCGGCTTCGACGAACCGGATGCAGGGAAAATCCTGCTGGATGGCGTTGATCTGACCGGCGTGCCGCCTGAGCAGCGCGTGGTGCGTACCGTGTTCCAGAATTACGCCTTGTTCCCGCACATGACGGTGGCAGGCAATATCGCATTTCCGCTGGAAATGGCGAATACGCCGAAATCCGAAATCAAGCAAAAAGTCGATGAAGCGCTGGAAGATGTGCGCCTCACAGGTTTTGCTGCGCGCTATCCGCACGAGTTGTCTGGCGGCCAGCGGCAACGCGTGTCGATTGCGCGTGCGCTGGTGACGCGTCCCAAGCTGCTGCTGCTGGATGAGCCGCTGTCGGCGCTGGATGCGCAGTTGCGCGAGCAGATGCAGATCGAATTGATCAATCTGCAGAAGGAAGTCGGCATTACCTTTGTATATGTCACGCATGATCAGGCGGAGGCGCTGGCTTTGTCGCATCGCATCGCGGTGATGAACAAGGGCAATATCGAGCAGCTTGACGAGCCCACGCGTATTTACAGTTATCCGCGCAGCCGTTTTGTGGCGGACTTTATCGGCACCTGCAATCTGTTCGACGGCACCGTGACACAGATAGCCGGCGACACGATGTTGCTGGATGTGCCCGGCATGGGCGCGGTGAAGGCGCTGACGGTAGCCGGTGTGCAGGTGGGCAGCAAGGGCACGATTGCCTTGCGGCCGGAAAAAATCCAGGTCAGCGCCGAAATCGTAGGCGGCGTGCCGGATGAGAATCACTTCGACGGTTACGTCAAGGAGCTGCTCTACATGGGTGGCGTCACCGTCTATATCGTCGAGACCGAAGGCGGCGTGCGCATAGAAACGCTGCTCGCCAATTCTGCCATCGGACGACCGCGTTTCTTTGAGGTCGGCGATACCGTCGATGTCGCATGGCGCGTCGATGCCGGCCACTTTTTATCTGAAACGGGCTATGTCTGA
- the ubiB gene encoding 2-polyprenylphenol 6-hydroxylase (Evidence 2b : Function of strongly homologous gene; PubMedId : 20416225, 9422602, 10960098, 3309887; Product type e : enzyme) translates to MILKFLRVLKILRVAIRYGLDDIAMSGLRIPRTTKLLNQIMFWRDLSEPRGVRLRRALEDLGPIFVKFGQVLSTRRDLMPIDIADELARLQDRVPPFSSELAIAQIIKSLGAHPDVLFAHFEAEPVASASIAQVHFARLKNGRDVAVKVLRPGVRKSIDDDVALMHIVAGLVEKLWADGKRLKPKEVVAEFDKYLHDELDLMREAANGSQLRRNFAASKLLVVPEMFWDYCSTSVIVMERMIGIPISQTDRLIAAGIDLKKLSRDGVEIFFTQVFRDGFFHADMHPGNIQVSVAPETFGRYIALDFGIVGTLNDFDKDYLSQNFLAFFRRDYKRVAEAHIESGWAPKETRVDELESAVRACCEPIFDRPLSEISFGQVLLRLFQTSRRFNVEVQPQLVLLQKTLLNVEGLGRQLDPELDLWKTAKPYLENWMNEQVGWRGFLENLKAEAPRYSKLLPQLPRLAHQALTQASEPRQDNTELIRRLLEEQKRTNLLLGVAVYFGGGLVAGGILTLMFFTFGG, encoded by the coding sequence ATGATATTGAAATTCCTCCGCGTCCTTAAAATTCTGCGGGTCGCCATCCGCTACGGCCTCGACGACATCGCCATGTCCGGCCTGAGGATTCCGCGTACCACAAAATTACTGAATCAAATCATGTTCTGGCGCGATCTGTCCGAGCCGCGTGGCGTACGCCTACGCCGTGCACTGGAAGATCTCGGCCCGATTTTTGTCAAGTTCGGTCAGGTGCTGTCAACGCGTCGCGACCTGATGCCCATCGATATTGCCGACGAACTGGCGCGCCTGCAGGATCGGGTGCCGCCGTTTTCATCCGAGCTGGCGATTGCGCAAATCATCAAATCGCTGGGCGCGCATCCGGATGTACTGTTTGCGCATTTTGAGGCTGAACCTGTAGCTTCTGCATCGATAGCGCAAGTCCATTTCGCACGCCTGAAAAACGGCAGGGATGTGGCCGTCAAGGTGTTGCGTCCGGGTGTCAGGAAATCGATCGATGACGATGTGGCCTTGATGCATATCGTGGCCGGCCTGGTGGAAAAATTATGGGCTGATGGCAAACGGCTGAAGCCGAAGGAAGTGGTCGCCGAGTTCGATAAATACCTGCATGACGAACTGGACCTGATGCGCGAAGCGGCCAACGGCAGCCAGTTGCGCCGCAATTTTGCCGCATCCAAGTTGCTCGTTGTACCGGAAATGTTCTGGGACTATTGCTCGACTTCAGTCATCGTGATGGAACGCATGATCGGTATTCCGATTTCGCAAACCGACAGACTGATTGCAGCCGGTATCGATCTGAAAAAGCTGTCGCGCGATGGCGTCGAGATTTTCTTCACGCAGGTATTCCGCGACGGCTTCTTCCACGCTGATATGCATCCGGGGAATATTCAGGTATCGGTCGCACCGGAAACCTTCGGCCGCTATATCGCGCTGGATTTCGGCATCGTCGGCACGCTCAACGATTTCGACAAGGATTACTTGTCGCAAAACTTCCTCGCCTTCTTCCGTCGCGATTACAAACGCGTCGCCGAAGCGCATATCGAATCCGGCTGGGCGCCGAAGGAAACGCGCGTCGACGAACTGGAATCCGCAGTGCGCGCCTGTTGCGAACCGATCTTCGACAGACCGCTAAGCGAAATTTCATTCGGCCAGGTTCTGTTGCGCCTGTTCCAGACTTCACGCCGTTTCAATGTGGAAGTGCAGCCGCAACTGGTGCTGCTGCAAAAGACCTTGCTGAACGTGGAAGGCCTGGGTCGCCAGCTAGACCCCGAACTCGATTTGTGGAAGACCGCAAAACCGTATCTGGAAAACTGGATGAACGAGCAAGTCGGCTGGCGCGGCTTCCTGGAAAATTTGAAGGCAGAAGCGCCGCGCTACAGCAAGCTGTTGCCGCAACTCCCGCGCCTCGCGCATCAGGCGCTCACGCAGGCATCTGAACCGCGTCAGGACAATACCGAATTGATCAGACGTTTGCTGGAAGAACAGAAGCGTACTAATTTGTTGCTAGGCGTTGCGGTTTACTTTGGCGGCGGTTTGGTTGCAGGCGGCATATTGACGTTGATGTTTTTTACTTTTGGTGGATGA
- a CDS encoding Hypothetical protein (Evidence 5 : No homology to any previously reported sequences), with protein MHLKTFLLLPFLAGSIFLSGCSSFSGQSKAKDSLVGCWYGEDTQANLEPRVDWLINRKQDGTFTVEFRARESSQNLPIQTEEGYWWRNGDTYTTITTTVAGEKVDTANPQYTDVYEIISKKNNEISYYHPETKQTFTAKKVACDYKAP; from the coding sequence ATGCATCTCAAGACTTTTCTTTTATTGCCATTTCTTGCGGGCTCTATTTTCCTGTCCGGCTGCTCTTCATTTTCGGGGCAGTCAAAAGCGAAAGATTCGCTGGTTGGCTGCTGGTATGGGGAAGATACTCAGGCTAACCTTGAGCCCCGGGTGGACTGGTTGATAAACCGGAAACAGGATGGAACTTTCACGGTTGAATTCCGGGCACGGGAGAGTAGCCAGAATCTGCCGATTCAGACGGAAGAGGGCTATTGGTGGCGCAATGGTGATACGTACACGACCATCACGACAACAGTTGCAGGCGAGAAGGTGGATACCGCCAATCCTCAGTACACGGATGTGTACGAAATAATATCGAAAAAAAATAACGAGATCAGTTATTACCATCCTGAAACGAAGCAGACTTTCACAGCGAAGAAAGTTGCCTGCGACTACAAGGCGCCGTAG
- the potD gene encoding Spermidine/putrescine-binding periplasmic protein precursor (SPBP) (Evidence 2b : Function of strongly homologous gene; PubMedId : 93106992, 9651355, 9298646, 8416922; Product type t : transporter), whose protein sequence is MKKLFSLASLLLIAVTAATSAQAQNKLHLYNWNNYLAAETVQRFEAACKCQLVQSYYGDNEEMLAKLAAGAKGYDLIVPTGNALQSLIKQGALQPIDKKLLPNFKNLNPQYLNTDFDKGNQYSVPYAYTITLLGYNEQKMKELGIPVNSWAAIFDPTILAKIKGKVTVLDSANELMAAALKYLGYSVNDTDEKHWQEAKNVILKAKPYWAAFNGTSYIKGLTVGDIWLVHGYSSDIFQADQDAQKAGRKFRIRHALPKEGAAMSLDSLVIPKDAPRSDLAHQFINLILDGKNSAELTNMLGTGNPNSAALPYIKPEIARNKEIFPDKAEAAKLEMLKDLNSKQRRALNRIWTEIRAK, encoded by the coding sequence ATGAAAAAATTATTCTCCCTTGCTTCGCTCTTGTTGATCGCCGTTACTGCAGCCACCTCGGCACAGGCGCAAAACAAGCTGCATCTGTACAACTGGAATAACTATCTTGCGGCAGAAACCGTGCAGCGCTTTGAAGCGGCATGCAAATGCCAGCTGGTACAAAGCTACTACGGCGATAACGAAGAAATGTTGGCCAAGCTGGCAGCCGGTGCCAAAGGTTACGACCTGATCGTACCGACCGGGAATGCCTTGCAATCGCTGATCAAGCAGGGCGCCTTGCAGCCTATCGACAAGAAGTTGCTGCCGAATTTCAAGAATCTGAATCCGCAATATCTGAATACCGATTTCGACAAGGGTAATCAGTATTCGGTGCCGTATGCGTACACGATCACGCTGCTTGGTTACAACGAGCAAAAAATGAAGGAGCTGGGGATTCCAGTGAATAGCTGGGCGGCGATTTTCGATCCGACGATTCTGGCCAAGATCAAAGGCAAGGTTACCGTGCTCGATTCTGCCAATGAATTGATGGCCGCCGCCTTGAAGTACCTGGGCTACTCGGTCAACGATACCGATGAAAAACACTGGCAGGAAGCCAAGAACGTGATCCTGAAAGCCAAGCCCTACTGGGCGGCATTCAACGGTACCAGCTACATCAAGGGTTTGACGGTGGGCGATATCTGGCTGGTGCATGGTTACTCCAGCGATATTTTCCAGGCGGATCAGGATGCGCAAAAAGCCGGCCGCAAATTCCGCATTCGCCACGCATTGCCGAAAGAAGGCGCGGCGATGTCGCTGGATAGCCTGGTGATTCCTAAAGATGCGCCGCGGTCGGATCTGGCACATCAATTCATCAATCTGATACTGGATGGCAAGAATTCTGCCGAGTTGACCAATATGCTAGGCACCGGCAATCCGAATAGTGCAGCTTTACCTTACATCAAACCGGAAATCGCCAGGAACAAGGAGATATTCCCGGACAAGGCTGAAGCGGCCAAACTGGAAATGCTGAAAGATTTAAACAGCAAGCAACGCCGGGCATTGAATCGTATCTGGACGGAAATTCGTGCCAAATAA